From one Mytilus edulis chromosome 1, xbMytEdul2.2, whole genome shotgun sequence genomic stretch:
- the LOC139519523 gene encoding sentrin-specific protease 1-like, with the protein MENDSMIEEEEMFHLKSVMCHSGRSINSGHYWTAVKENGKTVTYDDALTSVKRPDFMYSHIVESSCYLLVYEARSKRKEESTEHSQNPDIPYTLNLNSMKSEHSQIEDDKTPLNLNNMKIAQLRAELKKRNVKTTGLKADLVARLKEILGDQDDGNTDKRINFSKIKEDIEKMSDCKILYTIGKYTLRKNDVLSIVGRNWLTDQVVNAMFLKMCNQNRRMFFKDTFFLLEVDKRGLQLMRRIPDVREKYLVFFPIHTLNHWSLIVVNVRQKTISYLDSMENFEPRPLKVISDFMEQNGISVSRDKELETNIPRQQNAGDCGVFVIRYAKCLIEAGDIKRLKVNGDMARKEIVCSLGMMNK; encoded by the exons atggaaaatgatTCAATGATTGAAGAGGAAGAAATGTTTCACTTAAAATCTGTGATG TGTCACAGTGGGAGAAGTATCAATAGCGGTCACT actGGACAGCAGTAAAGGAAAATGGGAAAACAGTGACTTACGATGATGCATTAACATCAGTAAAGCGTCCAGATTTTATGTATTCACACATTGTTGAA TCGTCATGCTATTTACTCGTTTATGAAGCAAGAAGCAAGCGCAAAGAAGAATCG ACCGAACATAGTCAGAACCCGGATATTCCGTACACTTTGAACTTGAACAGTATGAAG AGCGAACATAGTCAGATTGAAGACGACAAGACCCCTTTGAACTTAAACAATATGAAG ATTGCACAACTTAGAGCTGAATTAAAGAAACGAAACGTTAAAACAACTGGATTGAAAGCTGATTTGGTAGCCAGACTAAAGGAGATTTTGGGAGACCAAGATGATGGAAACACTGACAAAAGG atcaatttttctaaaattaaggAAGATATTGAAAAAATGTCAGACTGCAAAATTTTGTATACCATTGGTAAATACACGTTACGGAAGAACGATGTATTAAGTATTGTCGGAAGAAATTGGCTTACAGACCAG GTTGTTAATGCTATGTTTCTTAAAATGTGTAACCAGAACAGAAGGATGTTTTTCAAGGACACCTTTTTCTTGCTTGAAGTGGACAAAAGGGGCCTACAACTAATGAGAAGAATACCAGatgtcagagaaaaatatttagtCTTTTTCCCAATACACACCTTAAACCATTGGTCACTAATC GTAGTGAATGTTCGACAAAAGACCATTTCATATCTTGACTCCATGGAAAACTTTGAACCTCGTCCTTTGAAAGTGATCAG CGATTTTATGGAGCAAAATGGAATTTCTGTAAGCAGAGATAAAGAATTGGAAACG AATATTCCAAGACAGCAAAATGCCGGAGACTGTGGGGTATTTGTTATTAGATATGCAAAATGTTTGATTGAAGCCGGAGACATAAAAAGATTAAAG gTAAATGGTGACATGGCCAGAAAAGAAATTGTATGTTCATTAGGAATGATGAACAAGTGA
- the LOC139519614 gene encoding protein starmaker-like, producing MKKRRIDDKVLLSCIQELATCSSPSSYTINSKHILDICQKLKLKNIKKNRKRIQTLLFRKAKSAVIVRPLRRPRKINSSEFQVAFNNRRSPTEKNGRRQLQNKNKKLSRKISDHKSSDKIHRERRKKVGTLIIDKENKDKSASRSHKVISSRIRINLEKKKFHFGKCDNQDNGGDRGTHGDSSDDNDHGGDFSTLSSENGCEEDIHDDSGVADDDNDDDAKDGDNDDDGNDVDDEYDEEYVDDKDDNANDGDDDDDEDDNDDDDDGDDNKAEIDDKDGDDNEDGDNGYDDDDDDDNDDDEDDDDDGVDDDEDEENVVNKDCDDVDDDDDDDDDVNDGVNYNVKKDFDDDDNGLDADCRDNGGYVDRKDDSAKDDSNDDKDVNQIDTGFGDSDDIRFEERD from the exons atgaaaaaacgACGAATTGATGACAAAGTACTTCTTAGCTGTATTCAAGAACTTGCAACATGTTCGTCTCCGTCGTCTTACACAATAAACTCAAAACATATTCTTGATATATGtcagaaattgaaattgaaaaatataaaaaagaacaggAAGAGAATACAAACACTTTTATTCAGGAAAGCTAAAAGTGCAGTCATTGTTAGACCGTTACGACGACCACGCAAAATAAATTCATCAGAGTTTCAAGTTGCTTTTAATAATCGAAGAAGTCCAACCGAAAAAAACGGTAGACGGCaattgcaaaacaaaaacaaaaaattgagtAGAAAGATTTCAGATCACAAATCTAGCGATAAAATACACCGTGAAAGAAGGAAAAAGGTAGGAACTCTTATCattgataaagaaaataaagataaatcTGCGAGTAGATCACACAAGGTTATTAGCAGTCGAATAAGaataaatcttgaaaaaaaaaaatttcatttcgGAAAATGTGATAATCAAGATAACGGTGGTGATAGGGGTACACATGGTGATAGCTCGGACGATAATGATCATGGTGGCGATTTCAGTACATTGTCAAGTGAAAATGGTTGTGAAGAGGATATTCACGACGACAGTGGTGTTGCTGATGATGATAACGATGATGATGCCAAAGACGGCGATAATGACGATGATGGGAATGATGTAGATGATGAATATGACGAGGAATATGTCGATGATAAGGATGATAATGCTAATGACGGTGATGATGACGACGATGaggatgataatgatgatgatgatgatggtgaCGATAACAAGGCGGAAATCGATGATAAGGACGGTGATGATAATGAAGATGGTGATAATGGctatgacgatgatgatgatgatgataatgatgatgatgaagatgatgatgatgatggtgttgat GATGACGAGGACGAGGAAAATGTCGTTAATAAGGATTGTGATGatgttgatgatgatgatgatgatgacgatgatgtcAATGATGGTGTTAATTATAATGTTAAGAAAGAttttgatgatgatgataatggtTTGGATGCTGATTGCCGTGATAATGGTGGTTATGTTGATAGAAAGGATGATAGTGCTAAAGATGATAGTAATGATGATAAAGATGTAAATCAGATTGATACTGGTTTTGGTGACAGTGATGATATTCGGTTTGAAGAAAGAGATTGA